In Flavivirga abyssicola, the following are encoded in one genomic region:
- a CDS encoding DUF3820 family protein translates to MLPDKQFLIDLAHTKMPFGKYKDRYLIDLPEYYLVWYHNKGFPKGKLGDMLTQVYDLKMNGLEDLIRNIKRQFPK, encoded by the coding sequence ATGCTCCCAGATAAACAGTTCCTTATAGATTTAGCACACACCAAAATGCCTTTTGGTAAATATAAAGATCGTTATTTAATCGATTTGCCAGAATACTATTTGGTATGGTATCATAATAAAGGCTTTCCAAAAGGAAAACTGGGGGATATGCTTACCCAAGTTTATGATCTAAAAATGAATGGCTTAGAAGATTTAATTCGAAATATTAAGAGGCAGTTTCCTAAGTGA
- the yidC gene encoding membrane protein insertase YidC, which produces MEEKKLDINSIIGFLLIFGILMYMLWQNQPTPEELEAQEKAKQEQIETEKKASEQNQTKVTTAEDYTSGAVSDSLQLINLKNKLGALAYSETLVSDKKETYVETDLFELKFNNRGGYLSEVKLKEFVDFNKEPIYIVKDNNASFNINFGTIESRIVNTKDRYFTPTVTKNGDNTIVSMKLKVSETKFLEYRYELKKDDYMIDFTIRSQGLSDIINSSQAVSLDWNLKTYRHAKSISYENRYTEVVFEYEDGKDDYLGQQEQTDDTAEDVSYVAFKQHFFTSILLADAPFKTGTFESRNLVQDEEIDTVYTKAFVAKLPLELSGGEINKTMDWYYGPSDFKILNAYDRNLDEVVPLGWGIFGWINKYVFIPLFAFLGGFLPYGIAIIVMTILIKLLMSFVQYKQFLSQAKMKILKPELDAIREKYKDNKMKAQQETMALQNKAGASPLSGCLPALVQLPVFYALFQFFPSAFDLRQKSFLWVEDLSSYDTVANLPFNIPFYGDHVSLFPLLASIAIFFYMRLTTGQQVNTQPQQEGMPDMGKMMKYMMYFSPIMMLFFFNNYASGLSLYYFISNLISIGIILVIKNYILDEDKIHAQIQENKKKPKKQSKFQARMQDMMEQAEKQKQAQKKGKR; this is translated from the coding sequence ATGGAAGAAAAGAAATTAGATATTAATTCGATTATAGGGTTCCTACTTATTTTCGGAATATTAATGTATATGCTTTGGCAAAACCAGCCAACACCAGAAGAGCTAGAAGCTCAAGAAAAAGCAAAACAAGAACAAATTGAAACTGAGAAAAAAGCTTCAGAACAAAATCAGACGAAAGTAACTACTGCAGAAGATTATACCTCTGGTGCAGTTTCAGATTCACTTCAATTAATCAATCTAAAAAATAAACTTGGAGCTTTAGCATATTCAGAAACTTTGGTTTCGGATAAAAAAGAAACATATGTTGAAACTGATTTATTTGAATTAAAGTTTAATAATAGAGGAGGCTATTTATCTGAGGTTAAATTAAAAGAGTTTGTCGATTTCAATAAAGAACCTATTTATATTGTAAAAGATAATAATGCTTCTTTCAACATTAATTTTGGAACTATAGAAAGTAGAATTGTAAACACAAAGGATAGATATTTTACGCCTACTGTCACTAAAAATGGAGACAATACTATAGTTTCAATGAAGCTTAAGGTCTCAGAAACTAAGTTTTTAGAATATCGCTACGAGTTGAAAAAAGACGATTACATGATCGACTTTACTATTCGTTCTCAAGGATTAAGTGATATTATTAATAGCTCACAAGCTGTTAGTTTAGATTGGAATCTTAAAACCTATCGTCATGCAAAAAGTATTTCTTATGAAAATAGATATACTGAGGTTGTTTTTGAATATGAAGATGGAAAAGATGACTATTTAGGACAACAAGAACAAACAGATGATACAGCGGAAGATGTTAGTTATGTAGCATTTAAGCAGCACTTCTTCACATCTATTTTATTAGCAGATGCCCCTTTTAAAACGGGAACTTTTGAATCTAGAAATCTAGTTCAGGATGAAGAAATAGATACCGTTTATACCAAAGCATTTGTCGCTAAACTACCTTTAGAATTATCAGGTGGCGAGATTAATAAAACAATGGATTGGTATTATGGACCAAGTGATTTTAAAATATTAAATGCATACGATAGAAATTTAGATGAAGTTGTGCCTCTTGGTTGGGGTATTTTCGGATGGATAAATAAATATGTTTTCATTCCTTTGTTTGCTTTCTTAGGAGGGTTTTTACCTTATGGAATTGCCATTATTGTCATGACGATATTAATCAAGTTATTAATGTCCTTTGTGCAATACAAGCAGTTTTTATCGCAAGCAAAAATGAAGATTCTAAAACCGGAATTGGATGCAATTCGCGAGAAGTATAAAGACAATAAAATGAAAGCGCAACAAGAAACTATGGCGTTGCAAAATAAAGCAGGAGCAAGTCCATTAAGTGGATGTTTGCCAGCCTTAGTACAGTTGCCTGTGTTTTATGCACTGTTTCAATTTTTCCCGTCTGCATTCGATTTAAGACAAAAAAGCTTTTTATGGGTAGAGGATTTATCATCGTATGACACCGTAGCAAACCTTCCATTTAATATTCCATTTTATGGAGATCACGTAAGCTTATTTCCTTTGTTGGCATCTATTGCTATTTTCTTTTATATGCGTTTAACAACGGGACAACAAGTAAATACGCAACCACAACAGGAAGGCATGCCAGATATGGGCAAAATGATGAAGTATATGATGTACTTCTCTCCAATAATGATGTTGTTTTTCTTTAATAACTATGCGTCTGGGTTAAGTTTGTATTACTTTATTTCTAACCTAATTAGTATCGGAATTATTTTAGTGATTAAAAATTACATTCTTGATGAGGATAAAATTCATGCTCAGATTCAAGAGAATAAAAAGAAGCCTAAAAAGCAAAGTAAATTCCAGGCACGTATGCAGGATATGATGGAGCAGGCTGAAAAACAGAAACAAGCACAAAAAAAAGGTAAAAGATAA
- a CDS encoding CTP synthase, whose protein sequence is MTQTTKYIFVTGGVTSSLGKGIIAASLAKLLQAQGYRVTIQKLDPYINVDPGTLNPYEHGECYVTEDGAETDLDLGHYERFLNVPTSQANNVTTGKIYQSVIQKERRGEFLGKTVQVVPHITNEIKRRVQILGKSGDYDIVITEIGGTVGDIESLPYIEAVRQLRWDLGENNATVIHLTLVPFLSAAGELKTKPTQHSVKTLMESGVQADILVCRTEHNLPKDLRRKLALFCNVREEAVIQSIDASTIYDVPNLMLEEGLDKVVLKQLNLESSTPDITKWNNFVHRHKNPKTDVTIGLIGKYVELQDSYKSILEAFIHAGAENEVKVNIESIHSEYLNDDNIKLKLGHLDGVLVAPGFGERGIEGKITAVKFVRENNIPFLGICLGMQMAVIEFARHVLGLADANSTEMEATTANPVIDLMEEQKTVIDKGGTMRLGAWSCELKKGSIVHDIYKSDIIKERHRHRYEFNSTYREELEAAGMCATGLNPDTDLVEIIEITEHPWFVGVQYHPEYKSTVANPHPLFVAFVKAALNHKKDQKGVSMAQN, encoded by the coding sequence ATGACACAAACCACAAAATACATATTTGTAACCGGAGGGGTTACATCGTCTTTAGGAAAAGGCATCATAGCAGCATCTCTTGCTAAATTATTACAAGCTCAAGGATATCGTGTTACGATTCAAAAATTAGATCCCTATATAAATGTAGACCCAGGAACATTAAACCCATATGAACATGGTGAATGTTATGTGACTGAAGATGGAGCAGAAACCGATTTGGATTTAGGGCATTATGAGCGTTTTTTAAATGTACCTACTAGTCAGGCCAATAATGTTACAACAGGTAAAATTTATCAAAGTGTGATTCAAAAAGAACGCCGAGGCGAGTTTTTGGGAAAGACAGTACAGGTTGTTCCTCATATTACAAATGAAATAAAACGCCGTGTACAAATTTTAGGGAAGTCTGGCGATTATGATATCGTTATTACAGAAATTGGAGGCACGGTTGGTGATATTGAATCGTTACCCTATATAGAAGCCGTTCGTCAACTTCGTTGGGATTTAGGAGAAAATAACGCAACAGTTATTCATTTAACATTAGTCCCATTTTTATCGGCTGCAGGAGAATTAAAAACAAAACCAACGCAGCATAGTGTTAAAACACTTATGGAAAGTGGTGTACAAGCAGACATATTGGTTTGTAGAACAGAACATAATTTACCAAAAGATTTACGTCGTAAACTCGCTTTATTCTGTAATGTTAGAGAAGAAGCTGTCATACAATCTATAGATGCATCAACTATATACGATGTACCTAATTTAATGCTAGAAGAAGGTTTAGATAAGGTTGTTTTAAAGCAATTAAACTTAGAAAGTTCTACGCCAGATATTACCAAATGGAATAATTTTGTACACCGACATAAAAATCCAAAAACCGATGTTACTATCGGGTTAATTGGAAAATATGTAGAATTACAAGATTCTTATAAATCTATTTTAGAAGCTTTTATTCATGCAGGAGCGGAAAATGAAGTTAAAGTGAACATAGAATCAATTCATTCAGAATATTTGAATGACGATAATATAAAGCTAAAACTTGGTCATTTAGATGGGGTATTAGTTGCTCCTGGTTTTGGTGAACGCGGTATAGAAGGAAAAATTACAGCAGTAAAGTTTGTTAGAGAAAATAACATTCCATTTTTAGGAATTTGTTTAGGTATGCAAATGGCTGTTATTGAATTTGCGCGACATGTCTTAGGCCTTGCTGATGCCAATTCAACAGAAATGGAAGCTACGACAGCGAATCCAGTAATTGATTTGATGGAAGAGCAAAAAACGGTCATTGATAAAGGAGGCACTATGCGTTTAGGAGCTTGGTCTTGTGAGTTGAAAAAGGGGAGTATAGTTCATGATATCTATAAAAGTGATATTATAAAAGAACGACATAGACATCGCTATGAGTTTAATAGTACTTATAGAGAGGAGCTAGAGGCTGCTGGAATGTGTGCAACAGGTTTAAATCCAGATACAGATTTAGTTGAGATTATAGAAATAACTGAACATCCTTGGTTTGTAGGTGTGCAATATCACCCAGAATACAAAAGTACAGTTGCTAATCCACATCCACTATTTGTGGCTTTTGTAAAAGCAGCTTTAAATCATAAAAAAGATCAAAAAGGTGTCAGTATGGCACAAAATTAA
- a CDS encoding DUF922 domain-containing protein: MTKVFFILCCLLCVQQDEPVISWNESYKLSWSDFKDKPDKSTSAVAITASGITFGFSVSTTDDQVVGFTSEVHTHFYPEKSWYKKEIADSHVLDHEQLHFDITELYARKFRYRIDQIKISNSVRNQLKTLHNTINKELSQMQNRYDSETNYSRNIEVQTQWKLYIADELKKLSKYKSVD; the protein is encoded by the coding sequence GTGACTAAAGTTTTCTTTATTTTATGTTGTTTACTTTGCGTACAACAGGACGAGCCAGTTATATCTTGGAACGAATCGTATAAATTATCTTGGTCCGATTTTAAAGACAAGCCAGATAAAAGTACCAGTGCAGTGGCTATAACAGCATCGGGCATAACCTTTGGTTTTTCGGTTAGCACAACAGATGATCAAGTTGTAGGCTTTACTTCAGAAGTACACACTCATTTTTACCCAGAAAAATCATGGTATAAAAAAGAAATAGCAGATAGCCATGTTTTAGATCATGAACAACTGCATTTTGATATTACCGAATTATACGCACGTAAATTTAGATACCGAATAGATCAGATTAAAATATCGAATAGTGTTAGAAATCAATTGAAAACACTTCATAATACTATTAATAAAGAACTTTCACAGATGCAAAATAGATATGATTCTGAAACCAATTATTCCAGAAATATCGAAGTTCAAACCCAATGGAAATTATATATTGCTGACGAATTAAAAAAGTTATCTAAATATAAATCGGTAGATTAA